From the Mycoplasmatota bacterium genome, one window contains:
- a CDS encoding sulfurtransferase — translation MKNKYIKTFVIILLTCLSFLGILSFQQDIFRKNDKDNLLDVVEQNNNYVIQNSIISPRNLNNIIENSDVKVIFIKTNSKPGVLIPNSIIINYNPLFSIKGNSNNISTKGQINQTLSKAGINNDDMIILYDIGNSPYVTRLFWTLKIYGHEFVKILNGGLNHWINDGYHTISHSIPTRESVYLASDKNEKMIATNENIKEAIKNENEIILDVRSKEAYNKGHIPSAINIPYQYSLTSGGIFKTFEALQKLYHPKGITPNKDAIYVYCNTGSRASFTYFVLHELLGYNNVKVYIGSHF, via the coding sequence TTGAAAAATAAATATATTAAAACTTTTGTCATCATTTTACTTACATGCCTTTCTTTTTTAGGTATTTTATCATTTCAACAAGATATATTCAGGAAAAATGATAAAGATAATTTATTAGATGTAGTTGAACAAAATAATAATTATGTAATTCAAAATAGTATTATTTCACCAAGGAATTTAAATAATATTATTGAAAACTCCGATGTAAAAGTAATTTTTATCAAAACAAATAGTAAACCAGGTGTTCTTATTCCTAATAGTATCATTATCAATTATAACCCCCTTTTTTCTATTAAAGGAAATTCTAATAATATTTCTACTAAAGGACAAATTAATCAGACATTAAGTAAAGCTGGGATAAATAATGATGATATGATAATTCTTTATGATATAGGTAATAGTCCATATGTAACCCGTCTTTTTTGGACATTGAAAATATATGGACATGAATTTGTTAAAATATTAAATGGTGGATTGAATCATTGGATAAATGATGGATATCATACGATTTCTCATTCAATTCCAACCAGAGAATCTGTTTATTTAGCAAGTGATAAAAATGAAAAAATGATAGCGACTAATGAGAATATTAAGGAAGCAATTAAAAATGAAAATGAAATCATATTAGATGTTCGCTCAAAAGAAGCGTATAATAAAGGACACATTCCTTCTGCAATTAATATTCCCTATCAATATTCTTTAACTAGCGGAGGAATATTTAAGACATTTGAAGCTCTGCAAAAATTATATCATCCTAAAGGAATTACGCCTAACAAAGATGCGATTTATGTTTATTGTAATACAGGAAGTAGGGCATCCTTTACTTACTTTGTATTACATGAATTATTAGGCTATAATAATGTGAAGGTTTATATAGGTTCACATTTTTAA
- the yjcZ gene encoding sporulation protein YjcZ: MTDRGYYPSYGDNYFAIILVLFILLAIIGCVCYLG, encoded by the coding sequence ATGACTGATAGAGGATACTATCCATCTTATGGAGATAATTATTTTGCGATTATCTTAGTATTATTTATTCTTTTAGCGATTATTGGTTGTGTTTGCTATTTAGGATAA
- a CDS encoding ATP-binding protein — MNKKLYIIVGHYGSGKSEFSVNFAKKLKKNKKEVCLADLDIVNPYFRSREARLSLMNLGIAVVSDTLNSVKGLDMPYLSPAIKGQIVHNKNNLILDCGGDEVGVRVLKQFYNEIIERDFEIYMVINVYRPETSNVEAIIKMKNQLENEIGLPIKGYINNSNFLRQTSVDDIIYSDKILKEVSEITQVPILYVSALEKLIKQLPNDVSGERFILNLSLRNDWL; from the coding sequence ATGAATAAAAAATTATACATCATAGTTGGACATTATGGTAGTGGAAAATCTGAATTTTCAGTTAATTTTGCGAAAAAATTAAAAAAAAATAAAAAGGAAGTTTGTTTGGCAGACTTAGATATTGTTAATCCTTATTTTAGATCGCGTGAAGCAAGGCTATCCCTAATGAATTTAGGGATAGCAGTTGTTTCTGATACATTAAACTCTGTAAAAGGCTTAGACATGCCTTATCTATCACCTGCAATTAAAGGACAAATTGTTCATAATAAGAACAATCTGATCTTAGATTGTGGGGGAGATGAGGTTGGCGTTCGTGTACTCAAACAGTTTTATAATGAGATTATAGAGCGTGATTTTGAAATATATATGGTAATAAATGTATATCGTCCTGAGACAAGCAATGTAGAAGCGATTATTAAAATGAAAAATCAATTAGAAAATGAAATTGGTTTACCAATTAAAGGATATATCAATAATAGTAATTTCTTAAGACAAACATCGGTCGATGATATTATTTATTCTGATAAAATATTAAAAGAGGTTAGTGAGATAACTCAAGTTCCTATTTTATATGTATCAGCTTTAGAAAAATTAATTAAACAATTACCTAATGATGTAAGTGGTGAAAGATTTATTTTAAATCTTTCACTTCGTAATGATTGGTTGTAA
- a CDS encoding 4Fe-4S binding protein: MAKGRIIVDIDKCKGCGLCIEACPFNLLELDANVVNKKGYQPMRIHTPEKCIGCASCALMCPDVVITVEKL, from the coding sequence ATGGCAAAAGGAAGAATCATTGTTGATATTGATAAGTGTAAAGGATGCGGTTTATGTATTGAAGCTTGTCCTTTTAATTTGTTAGAACTTGATGCTAATGTAGTTAATAAAAAAGGGTATCAACCGATGAGAATTCATACACCAGAAAAATGTATAGGATGTGCTAGCTGTGCGCTTATGTGTCCAGATGTAGTCATCACTGTTGAAAAATTATAA
- a CDS encoding YafY family transcriptional regulator yields MRLHRLIAIILLVESRGVVKAKEIASALEVSIRTIYRDIETLCQAGIPLMTTTGKNGGISFVSQYSLDLNHFYGDEVIQLYLTGMGIRPINETETKQKLQNALFKLEANLPDNFKSDIIKVKKRIYYDETPWWGEIKKIKYLELIRKAVIQSIKLKITYLRYQGDKSKRIIEPYGIVSKQLDWYLIAYDEYRKEIRTFKCERIVNIETLSETFRIPDNFSLESYWKNSENRFKKEKRVKEIYPVTVKVNKDHDFILKDLEILDSKLIDNKIIAVVNLYKYEFACIEALEIAGFAEIVEPLVLREHVKTGLTKILAIYK; encoded by the coding sequence ATGAGATTACATAGACTTATAGCGATTATTTTATTAGTTGAATCTAGAGGTGTTGTAAAAGCCAAAGAAATAGCTTCAGCGCTTGAAGTTTCCATAAGAACAATTTATCGGGATATAGAAACCTTATGTCAAGCAGGAATTCCATTAATGACAACAACTGGTAAAAATGGTGGGATTTCTTTTGTTAGTCAATATTCTCTTGATTTAAATCACTTTTATGGTGATGAAGTCATTCAGTTGTATTTAACAGGGATGGGTATTCGTCCTATCAATGAAACAGAGACAAAACAAAAACTACAGAATGCTTTGTTTAAACTTGAAGCTAATCTACCTGATAATTTTAAATCTGATATTATTAAAGTTAAAAAAAGGATTTATTATGATGAAACACCATGGTGGGGTGAAATAAAAAAAATCAAGTATTTAGAATTAATCAGAAAAGCAGTTATTCAATCGATTAAGCTTAAAATAACTTATTTAAGATATCAAGGAGATAAGTCAAAAAGAATAATTGAACCCTATGGAATTGTTTCTAAACAACTCGATTGGTACTTAATTGCCTATGATGAATATAGAAAAGAAATTAGAACTTTCAAATGTGAAAGAATTGTTAATATAGAAACACTATCTGAAACATTTAGAATACCAGATAATTTTTCATTAGAATCTTATTGGAAAAATAGTGAAAATAGATTTAAAAAAGAAAAACGAGTTAAAGAAATATATCCTGTTACTGTTAAAGTTAACAAAGATCATGATTTTATATTAAAGGATTTAGAGATATTGGATTCTAAATTAATTGATAATAAAATAATTGCAGTGGTTAATCTATATAAATATGAATTTGCTTGTATTGAAGCATTAGAAATCGCAGGTTTTGCTGAAATAGTAGAACCACTTGTTTTAAGAGAACATGTTAAAACTGGATTGACTAAAATATTAGCTATATATAAATAA
- a CDS encoding Gfo/Idh/MocA family oxidoreductase, producing MKIGILGTGIGTYHIELYQLFDEVEEIKICGRNEDKLQDIYKKYNVQTTTNINDILKDDTIDLVDICLPSTLHKDYIIKALQNDKHVFCETPLTSSMEDIIAIKEAQNKYQKNVFINLFIKFSEAHQILQKAIKNNSYGKLKSLYLTRKTPAIWGDLGLNHIATQLMLHEVDFITECLGLPTKIKARGFSSKEETAYVLAELEYNQLVVELKGISMMPDYYPFLVSFEAVFENGVLEYSDKDTISGEEMSLIEYTNNHKKEIELSSDTSFEKTFQYVIENYNKIGNHKLSVDDASKTLNITLAIQKQLIKTSV from the coding sequence ATGAAAATAGGTATTTTAGGAACTGGTATTGGTACTTATCATATTGAACTATATCAACTTTTTGATGAAGTAGAAGAAATTAAAATATGCGGAAGAAATGAGGACAAATTACAGGATATTTATAAAAAATATAACGTTCAAACAACAACAAATATTAACGATATTTTAAAAGATGATACAATTGACTTAGTCGACATTTGTTTACCCTCTACACTTCATAAAGATTACATTATAAAAGCACTACAAAACGATAAACATGTCTTTTGTGAGACTCCTCTTACCTCTTCAATGGAAGATATAATCGCTATTAAAGAGGCACAAAATAAATATCAAAAGAATGTTTTTATTAATCTATTCATCAAATTTTCAGAGGCTCATCAAATATTACAGAAAGCTATTAAAAATAATTCATATGGAAAACTAAAGTCCTTATATTTAACAAGAAAAACCCCTGCCATATGGGGGGATTTAGGTTTAAATCATATCGCAACACAATTAATGCTTCATGAAGTAGATTTTATTACAGAATGTTTAGGATTACCTACTAAAATAAAGGCAAGAGGTTTTTCATCAAAAGAAGAGACTGCCTACGTTTTGGCAGAATTAGAATACAATCAATTAGTTGTCGAATTAAAAGGCATCTCAATGATGCCAGACTATTACCCATTTTTAGTTAGTTTTGAAGCTGTTTTTGAAAACGGTGTTCTTGAATATTCTGATAAGGATACTATATCCGGAGAAGAAATGTCATTAATTGAATATACTAATAATCATAAAAAAGAAATTGAATTATCAAGTGATACCTCGTTTGAAAAAACATTTCAATATGTGATAGAAAATTACAATAAAATAGGTAATCATAAACTCAGCGTTGATGATGCTAGTAAAACATTAAATATTACCTTAGCCATACAAAAACAATTAATTAAAACATCGGTTTAA
- a CDS encoding superoxide dismutase family protein yields the protein MENQFLPNVAVSKVKGGKQYPNIYGEVYFEDVPEGVMVYVYISGLPDYKPGNPQIGPHGFHIHEYEDCTEGEESSPFLAAGEHWNPTNQPHGNHPGDFPVLFSNNGVAYMSFFTNKFTVDQIISKSIIIHENPDDYQSQPAGNAGKRIACGIIKPMF from the coding sequence ATGGAAAATCAATTTTTACCTAATGTTGCAGTTTCGAAAGTGAAAGGGGGAAAACAGTATCCAAATATATATGGAGAAGTTTATTTTGAAGATGTCCCTGAAGGAGTGATGGTTTATGTCTATATTTCTGGACTTCCTGATTATAAACCAGGCAATCCACAGATTGGTCCACATGGTTTTCACATTCATGAATATGAAGATTGTACAGAAGGAGAAGAGTCTTCACCTTTCTTAGCTGCAGGAGAACATTGGAATCCTACAAATCAACCACATGGTAACCATCCTGGAGATTTTCCCGTTCTATTTTCTAATAATGGGGTAGCTTATATGTCCTTTTTTACGAATAAATTTACAGTAGATCAAATTATAAGTAAATCAATCATCATTCATGAAAATCCTGATGATTATCAAAGTCAACCTGCTGGTAATGCTGGAAAAAGAATTGCATGTGGTATTATTAAACCGATGTTTTAA
- a CDS encoding 2-oxoglutarate oxidoreductase encodes MGKVVFKRSEGLSKKEFSYCPGCTHGIIHRLVAEVIEELGIIDKTIGISPVGCSVMNYEFFNCDMQQAAHGRAPAVATGIKRVRPDNIVFSYQGDGDLASIGTAEIIHAAHRSENITVIFVNNAIYGMTGGQMAPTTLIGQKTTTSPYGREEKHAGKPIKMSELLATIPGASFIERVSVHDPAHVRKAKKAIKKAFEVQVEGKGFSLVELISTCPVNWGKTPQDALNWAKENMIPYYPLGNFRTPEEDGKND; translated from the coding sequence ATGGGAAAAGTTGTTTTTAAAAGATCAGAAGGATTATCAAAAAAAGAATTCTCATATTGCCCTGGATGTACACATGGAATTATCCATCGTTTAGTTGCTGAAGTAATTGAAGAATTAGGTATTATAGATAAAACAATTGGGATATCACCTGTTGGGTGTTCAGTAATGAACTATGAGTTTTTCAACTGTGATATGCAACAAGCAGCTCATGGACGAGCTCCTGCAGTTGCAACAGGAATTAAGCGTGTTAGACCTGATAATATCGTATTTTCATATCAAGGTGATGGAGATTTAGCATCAATTGGTACAGCTGAAATTATCCATGCTGCGCATCGTTCAGAGAACATAACGGTTATATTTGTTAATAATGCGATATATGGGATGACTGGTGGTCAAATGGCTCCAACAACTTTAATCGGACAAAAAACCACAACATCACCATATGGACGTGAAGAAAAACATGCAGGTAAACCAATTAAAATGTCAGAGTTATTAGCGACTATTCCAGGTGCTTCCTTTATTGAAAGAGTATCTGTACATGACCCAGCCCATGTAAGAAAAGCTAAAAAAGCAATCAAAAAAGCATTTGAAGTACAAGTAGAAGGGAAAGGTTTCTCATTAGTAGAGCTTATCTCAACTTGTCCAGTAAACTGGGGTAAAACACCACAAGATGCATTAAATTGGGCAAAAGAAAATATGATACCTTATTATCCACTTGGAAACTTTAGAACTCCAGAGGAGGATGGTAAAAATGATTAA
- a CDS encoding DNA topoisomerase III: MSKTLVLAEKPSVARDIGRVLKCHKKEYGFIEGNEYIVTWALGHLVTLANPEKYNMKFKSWRLEDLPIMPKELELEVIPKTSKQYSIVKKQMYRKDVHEIVIATDAGREGELVARWILEKANVRKKIKRLWISSVTDKAISDGFKQLKDGRLYENLYASAQSRAFADWYIGINATRALTTKYNAQLSCGRVQTPTLAIIAKREQEIRNFKPKDYYGITALSDQIKLTWHDKKTNDIKSFNKGLCDQLVNNLRNKKAVVTEVQKSFKKQYAPNLYDLTELQRDANRIYGFSAKETLSIMQSLYERHKALTYPRTDSKYLTTDIVGTLKDRIQAVKIGNYVSIAQNLLSKPIKSNRSFVDNTKVSDHHAIIPTEQRVSLSQLNDREFKIYDLVVKRFLAVLYPPFEYEQITIHTNIGSELFTAKGKRVISNGWKAIYQAIDEDESEDQVLPDINKGDTLNIKTLKQTSGQTKPPAPFTEGTLLKAMENPVKYMESSNKNLIKTIGETGGLGTVATRADIIEKLFRIFLIEKRGKDIYTTSKGKQLLELVPNKLKSPLLTAEWEDKLSKISKGNLNKNEYIHNMKDYAMAVVQEIKKSEQKFKHDNLTSKECPNCGKLLLEVKAKDAKLLVCQDRTCGYRKTISKLTNARCPICHKKLELYGEGDNQIFICGCGHKEKMSTFNERKKKEKNSLSKKDVSKYLNKINKENDVTVNSSLADALKNFQVKK, encoded by the coding sequence ATGAGTAAAACATTAGTCTTAGCTGAGAAACCTTCTGTTGCCAGAGATATAGGAAGAGTATTAAAATGTCATAAAAAAGAATATGGATTTATTGAAGGTAATGAATATATTGTAACCTGGGCTTTAGGGCATTTAGTTACCTTAGCAAATCCTGAAAAATACAATATGAAATTTAAATCCTGGCGCTTAGAGGATTTACCGATAATGCCAAAAGAATTAGAGCTTGAAGTCATCCCTAAAACTAGCAAACAATATTCCATTGTTAAAAAACAAATGTATCGTAAAGATGTTCATGAAATTGTCATTGCGACTGATGCTGGTCGTGAGGGTGAACTCGTTGCTCGTTGGATATTAGAAAAAGCAAATGTAAGAAAAAAAATTAAACGGTTATGGATATCTTCAGTAACCGATAAAGCCATTTCTGATGGATTTAAGCAGTTAAAAGATGGTCGCCTATATGAAAATCTATATGCATCTGCCCAATCAAGAGCGTTTGCTGATTGGTATATAGGAATCAATGCAACCCGTGCTTTGACAACTAAATATAATGCACAATTATCTTGTGGTAGAGTACAAACACCAACTCTAGCAATTATCGCAAAACGGGAACAAGAAATACGAAATTTTAAACCCAAAGATTACTATGGTATCACTGCTCTATCTGATCAAATTAAGCTTACTTGGCATGATAAAAAAACAAATGATATTAAATCTTTTAATAAAGGTTTATGCGATCAATTAGTCAACAACTTACGAAATAAAAAGGCAGTAGTAACTGAGGTTCAAAAAAGTTTTAAAAAGCAATACGCGCCTAATTTATATGATTTGACGGAACTACAGCGTGATGCAAATAGAATTTATGGTTTTTCGGCAAAAGAAACATTATCTATTATGCAAAGTTTATATGAACGTCATAAAGCCTTAACCTATCCGAGAACAGATTCAAAGTATTTAACTACAGATATTGTTGGTACTTTAAAAGATCGCATTCAAGCTGTAAAAATTGGTAATTATGTTTCAATTGCGCAAAATTTGTTAAGTAAACCAATTAAATCAAATCGTTCATTTGTAGATAATACTAAAGTATCAGACCATCATGCGATAATCCCTACAGAACAGAGAGTGAGTTTATCTCAATTAAATGATAGAGAATTTAAGATATATGATTTAGTTGTTAAACGCTTCTTAGCTGTATTGTATCCACCTTTTGAGTATGAACAAATTACTATTCATACAAATATTGGAAGTGAATTGTTTACTGCTAAAGGAAAACGAGTTATTTCAAATGGATGGAAAGCAATTTACCAAGCTATTGATGAAGATGAATCAGAAGATCAAGTATTACCTGATATAAATAAAGGTGATACGTTAAACATTAAAACATTAAAACAAACGTCAGGTCAAACTAAACCACCTGCTCCTTTTACTGAAGGTACTTTATTAAAAGCAATGGAAAACCCAGTAAAATATATGGAAAGCAGCAATAAAAATCTTATAAAAACCATTGGGGAAACAGGAGGATTAGGAACCGTTGCCACCCGAGCTGATATTATTGAAAAATTATTCCGTATCTTCTTAATTGAAAAACGAGGTAAGGACATTTATACGACATCTAAAGGAAAACAATTATTAGAGTTAGTCCCTAATAAATTGAAATCTCCTTTATTAACAGCAGAATGGGAAGATAAATTATCTAAAATATCTAAAGGAAACTTAAATAAAAACGAATATATTCATAACATGAAGGATTATGCTATGGCAGTTGTTCAAGAAATTAAAAAAAGTGAACAGAAATTTAAACATGATAACTTAACATCTAAAGAATGTCCAAATTGTGGTAAATTATTACTTGAAGTTAAAGCAAAAGATGCAAAACTCCTTGTATGTCAAGATAGAACCTGCGGATACCGAAAGACAATCTCTAAACTCACCAATGCTAGGTGTCCTATTTGTCATAAAAAATTAGAGTTATATGGTGAAGGTGATAATCAAATATTCATTTGTGGATGTGGCCATAAAGAAAAAATGTCAACATTCAATGAGCGTAAGAAAAAAGAAAAAAATAGTCTTTCTAAAAAAGATGTTTCTAAATATCTTAATAAAATAAACAAAGAAAATGATGTAACGGTTAACTCTAGTTTAGCTGATGCATTAAAGAATTTTCAAGTAAAAAAATAA
- a CDS encoding 3-methyl-2-oxobutanoate dehydrogenase subunit VorB yields MAKVMMKGNEAMALAAIKGGCRAFFGYPITPQSELPEYLARHMHKYGGVFLQAESEVAAINMVYGASGAGARVMTSSSSPGIALKQEGISYIAGAELPAVIINVMRGGPGLGGIQPSQADYKQVTRGGGNGDYYVLAFAPENLQETVNIIKESFDLADLYRNPVMIAVDGLIGQMMEPVDLDVEISKKDLPEKTWATTGTDGKRPPVNVNSLFLDAQDLENHSFKLDKKYKLIKENEQRYEFVNMDNPELVIVAYGTMSRIVRSALEILNNEGIKVGLLRPISIWPFPEKAFNELPDSVKGILTCELSTGQMVDDVKIANDGKLPVGFFGRTGGMVPEPEEIVQAVKDMLRGLK; encoded by the coding sequence ATGGCTAAAGTTATGATGAAAGGTAATGAAGCGATGGCACTAGCGGCCATTAAAGGTGGATGTAGAGCCTTTTTTGGATATCCAATTACACCTCAAAGCGAATTACCTGAATATTTAGCAAGACATATGCATAAATATGGAGGAGTATTTCTTCAAGCAGAATCTGAAGTTGCCGCAATTAATATGGTTTATGGAGCGAGTGGAGCAGGAGCACGAGTAATGACTTCTTCATCATCTCCTGGGATAGCCTTAAAACAAGAAGGTATTTCATATATAGCTGGAGCAGAATTACCAGCAGTAATCATTAATGTTATGAGAGGTGGTCCAGGTCTTGGTGGTATTCAACCTTCACAAGCAGATTATAAACAAGTAACACGTGGTGGAGGAAATGGAGACTATTATGTATTAGCCTTTGCTCCTGAGAATTTACAAGAAACCGTTAATATAATTAAAGAATCTTTTGATTTAGCTGATTTATATAGAAATCCTGTAATGATTGCTGTTGATGGTTTAATTGGACAAATGATGGAACCAGTAGATTTAGATGTTGAGATTTCAAAAAAAGACCTACCAGAAAAAACATGGGCAACAACAGGAACTGATGGAAAACGTCCACCTGTAAACGTAAATTCATTATTCTTAGATGCCCAAGATTTAGAGAATCATAGTTTTAAATTAGATAAAAAATATAAATTAATCAAAGAAAACGAACAACGTTACGAATTTGTAAATATGGATAATCCAGAATTAGTAATCGTTGCTTATGGAACTATGTCAAGAATCGTACGAAGTGCTTTAGAAATATTAAACAACGAAGGCATTAAAGTTGGTTTATTAAGACCTATTTCAATTTGGCCATTCCCAGAAAAAGCTTTTAATGAACTTCCTGATTCTGTAAAAGGCATTTTAACCTGTGAATTAAGTACAGGACAGATGGTTGATGATGTTAAAATAGCGAATGATGGTAAATTACCAGTTGGATTCTTTGGAAGAACTGGTGGAATGGTACCAGAACCAGAAGAAATCGTACAAGCTGTTAAAGACATGCTAAGGGGGTTGAAATAA
- a CDS encoding 2-oxoacid:acceptor oxidoreductase family protein, with the protein MNEKVICAGFGGQGVMLMGQLLAYSANEKNLNTLWYPSYGPETRGGTANCSVTISESKVNSPVISQPDTIFIMNNPSLDKFESKVKPGGRILINSSLVERNIDRTDINAYYIPVNDMAVQLGNGRVANMIMIGAYLQLTKLFDKEVILKILKKSFGDAKAHLIEINDQAIEAGKQYIIEHYE; encoded by the coding sequence ATTAATGAAAAAGTGATTTGTGCTGGATTTGGTGGTCAAGGTGTAATGTTAATGGGGCAACTATTAGCTTATTCAGCAAATGAAAAAAATCTAAATACATTATGGTATCCTTCATATGGACCTGAAACACGTGGAGGAACAGCAAATTGTTCTGTGACAATATCTGAATCAAAAGTTAATTCACCTGTAATATCACAACCAGATACTATTTTTATAATGAACAACCCATCATTAGATAAATTTGAATCAAAAGTTAAACCAGGTGGAAGAATATTAATTAATTCTTCTTTAGTGGAAAGAAATATTGATAGAACGGATATTAATGCTTATTATATTCCAGTAAATGATATGGCTGTTCAATTAGGTAATGGTAGAGTTGCAAATATGATTATGATTGGGGCTTATTTACAATTAACTAAATTATTTGATAAAGAAGTTATTTTGAAAATCTTAAAGAAATCCTTTGGTGATGCTAAAGCTCATTTAATTGAAATTAATGATCAAGCGATTGAAGCTGGTAAACAATATATCATAGAACATTATGAGTAA